One part of the Vicia villosa cultivar HV-30 ecotype Madison, WI linkage group LG6, Vvil1.0, whole genome shotgun sequence genome encodes these proteins:
- the LOC131610825 gene encoding U1 small nuclear ribonucleoprotein A, which translates to MAELTNTPAETPQNMTIYINNLNEKIKIEELKKSLHAVFSQFGKILEVLAFKLLKHKGQAWVVFEDVTSASNALRQMQGFPFYDKPMRIQYARTKSDIIAKADGTFVPREKRKRHDDKGKKRKDQNDANLAGMGINPAYAGAYGTTPALSQIPYPGGAKSMLPEAPAPPNNILFIQNLPNETTPMMLQMLFLQYPGFKEVRMVETKPGIAFVEYGDEMQSTVAMQALQSFKITPQNPMLITYAKK; encoded by the exons ATGGCTGAACTTACCAACACTCCCGCCGAAACCCCTCAAAACATGACCATCTACATCAACAACCTCAACGAAAAAATCAAAATCGAGG AGTTGAAGAAGTCTCTGCACGCTGTTTTCAGCCAGTTTGGGAAGATACTTGAGGTGTTGGCTTTCAAGCTACTGAAACATAAGGGTCAAGCTTGGGTGGTTTTTGAAGATGTTACTTCTGCTTCCAATGCGCTTAGGCAAATGCAAGGTTTCCCCTTCTATGATAAGCCCATG AGAATACAGTATGCCAGGACTAAATCAGATATCATAGCTAAAGCAGACGGTACTtttgttcctcgtgaaaaacggAAGAGGCACGATGACAAAG GCAAAAAACGAAAGGATCAAAACGATGCTAATTTAGCTGGAatgggaataaatcctgcttatGCTGGTGCTTACGGCACAACACCTGCT TTATCCCAGATACCATATCCAGGCGGTGCAAAATCCATGTTACCCGAGGCTCCTGCACCACCAAATAATATTCTCTTTATTCAGAATCTTCCCAACGAAACAACTCCTATGATGCTGCAAATGCTCTTTCTTCAATATCCTGGATTCAAAGAAGTTAGAATGGTCGAAACAAAGCCCGGAATCGCCTTTGTGGAATATGGAGACGAGATGCAATCCACAGTGGCTATGCAGGCGCTGCAAAGTTTCAAAATAACCCCACAAAACCCTATGCTGATAACTTATGCAAAGAAATAG